A window of Pedobacter lusitanus contains these coding sequences:
- a CDS encoding GNAT family N-acetyltransferase: MEIADNGFIFSDDKSKINAAAVHLFLSTRSYWAEGIPLETVTRSIEHSLCFGIYKENRQIGFARWITDRATFGYLADVYVEEEFRGLGLSKKLMSLMLFHPDLQGLRRYMLATRDAHSLYSQYGFKPLDTPENIMAVNIKDIYKKQED, encoded by the coding sequence ATGGAAATTGCTGATAACGGCTTTATTTTTTCAGATGACAAAAGCAAAATCAACGCTGCTGCTGTTCATCTTTTCCTGAGTACCAGATCTTACTGGGCTGAAGGTATCCCTCTGGAAACGGTTACCAGATCTATTGAACACTCTCTTTGTTTTGGTATCTACAAAGAAAACCGGCAGATAGGATTTGCCAGATGGATTACTGACCGCGCTACTTTCGGCTATCTGGCAGATGTTTATGTGGAAGAGGAATTCCGCGGTTTGGGACTCTCAAAAAAACTAATGTCGCTCATGTTATTTCACCCTGATCTGCAGGGCTTAAGAAGATATATGCTGGCCACCAGAGACGCACATAGTTTATATAGCCAATATGGTTTTAAGCCTCTTGACACGCCGGAAAATATAATGGCAGTTAACATCAAAGACATTTATAAAAAGCAGGAAGATTAA
- a CDS encoding ferritin: MINKRMEDLLNAQINLEMYSANAYWAMCSWFSDRDLDGFANYFKVQAKEELFHAEKQFDYIHEVGGKVTIDTIKKPASDFTSVLNVFEITLAHERAVTKSIGELIKASFEENDFATHNFLQWFVTEQVEEEATVSQIISKLKMIGDNSSALYLLNSELMQRTFNAATGGAA, from the coding sequence ATGATCAATAAGAGAATGGAAGATTTGCTCAATGCGCAGATCAATTTAGAGATGTATTCGGCTAATGCCTACTGGGCAATGTGTTCCTGGTTTTCAGACAGAGATCTGGATGGTTTTGCCAATTACTTTAAAGTACAGGCTAAAGAAGAGCTTTTCCATGCTGAAAAACAATTTGATTATATACATGAAGTTGGTGGGAAAGTGACTATTGATACCATTAAAAAACCTGCATCAGATTTTACCTCAGTGCTGAATGTTTTTGAAATTACCCTGGCACACGAAAGAGCTGTAACTAAAAGTATAGGAGAACTGATTAAAGCATCCTTTGAGGAAAATGATTTTGCCACTCATAACTTTTTGCAATGGTTTGTGACCGAACAGGTAGAAGAAGAGGCAACAGTTTCACAGATTATCAGCAAACTGAAAATGATCGGGGATAACTCTTCTGCGCTGTATCTGCTGAATTCAGAACTGATGCAAAGAACATTTAACGCAGCTACCGGTGGGGCTGCTTAG
- a CDS encoding LLM class flavin-dependent oxidoreductase, with product MELGISMFGDLRVDPVTNKFQPAQQRLGEIIEEIKLMDEIGLDYFGIGEHHRPDFAVSSPEILLAAAAVVTKNIKLGSAVSVLSSSDPVKLYQSFAMVDLLSNGRAELMAGRGSFIESFPLFGYSLDDYNGLFSEKLELLLKINKEETINWSGKFRAPLVNQQVLPRAVDNNLPIWIAVGGTPESVIRAGVLGLPLTIAIIGGSPSQFKPLFNLYREEYKKAGHDLAKIQVGVHVHSFFGEDSDKVAADYYPLYAAQMDRVGKSRGWSPYTKYQFDYGRQKEGALFVSDAEQAIDKILSIQEMFGLTRFAAHMDIGAPSHKDMMKSIEIFGTKIAPKVREALKK from the coding sequence ATGGAATTAGGTATTAGTATGTTCGGGGATTTACGTGTTGATCCGGTAACGAATAAATTTCAACCTGCCCAGCAACGATTGGGCGAAATTATTGAAGAGATAAAATTAATGGATGAGATAGGCCTTGATTACTTCGGTATAGGTGAACATCACCGTCCGGATTTTGCTGTATCCAGTCCTGAAATATTACTGGCTGCTGCTGCAGTTGTCACTAAGAATATTAAACTGGGTAGTGCAGTAAGTGTACTCAGCTCGTCTGACCCGGTAAAACTATATCAGAGTTTTGCGATGGTAGATTTGTTGTCCAATGGTCGTGCAGAACTGATGGCAGGCCGGGGCAGTTTTATTGAATCGTTCCCGCTATTTGGCTATAGCCTTGATGATTATAATGGTCTGTTCTCAGAGAAATTAGAGTTGCTATTAAAGATCAACAAAGAGGAAACAATAAACTGGAGTGGAAAATTCCGGGCACCATTAGTTAATCAGCAGGTATTACCCAGAGCTGTAGACAATAATTTACCGATCTGGATTGCTGTGGGGGGTACTCCCGAATCTGTTATCAGAGCTGGGGTACTGGGTCTTCCTTTAACCATTGCTATTATTGGCGGTAGTCCAAGCCAGTTTAAGCCTCTATTTAATCTGTATCGTGAAGAATATAAAAAAGCGGGACATGATTTAGCTAAAATTCAGGTCGGTGTACACGTACATTCGTTTTTTGGTGAGGACAGTGACAAAGTAGCTGCTGATTATTATCCTTTATATGCAGCGCAAATGGATAGAGTAGGAAAATCGCGCGGATGGTCTCCATATACTAAATATCAGTTTGATTATGGCAGACAAAAAGAAGGTGCGTTGTTTGTTAGTGATGCAGAACAGGCAATTGACAAAATCTTATCTATACAGGAAATGTTTGGCTTAACCCGTTTTGCAGCACATATGGATATTGGTGCGCCTTCACATAAAGACATGATGAAATCTATCGAAATCTTTGGAACTAAAATAGCACCAAAGGTCAGAGAGGCATTAAAAAAATAA
- a CDS encoding YajQ family cyclic di-GMP-binding protein — protein sequence MPTFDIVSKVDAQTLDNAMNNAKKEILNRYDFSTSQSTIDHDKKSNVITIVTEDDMRLKAIEDSIISRMVKQNLDPKSLDFGKEQYASGNMIRKEIAIKEGIDKDVAKKIVAKIKASGLKVQASVMDDQLRVQSKSIDDLQKVISLCKGEDFGQPLQYLNMRN from the coding sequence ATGCCCACTTTCGATATCGTAAGTAAAGTTGACGCGCAAACATTGGATAATGCAATGAACAACGCAAAAAAAGAGATCCTTAACCGTTATGATTTCTCTACCTCTCAGAGTACTATTGATCATGATAAAAAGAGTAATGTGATCACTATTGTTACCGAAGATGACATGCGTCTGAAAGCAATTGAGGATTCTATTATCTCCCGTATGGTCAAGCAAAACCTGGATCCTAAAAGTCTTGATTTTGGAAAAGAGCAATATGCTTCTGGTAATATGATCAGAAAAGAAATTGCTATTAAAGAAGGAATTGACAAAGATGTTGCTAAAAAGATAGTTGCCAAAATCAAAGCAAGCGGACTTAAAGTTCAGGCTTCTGTGATGGACGATCAGTTGCGTGTACAGAGCAAAAGCATAGATGATCTGCAAAAGGTTATTTCACTTTGCAAGGGCGAAGATTTTGGACAGCCACTGCAATATCTCAACATGCGTAACTAA
- a CDS encoding nicotinamide mononucleotide adenylyltransferase — protein MEREILDTKRKALNINLNSDIYGTFAEIGAGQEVARNFFTAGAASGTVAKTMSAYDMTFSDAIYGAEETGRYVSQSRLIKMLNHEFDLLTERLHGEKYETRSFFAFADTVTTLNYNKSNDPHGWIGIKFQTEPGGEPNEIFFHVRLLDTDAALQQNVLGIIGVNLVYAAFYYHTDPKRMVESLADNLTVGSVEIDLISVSGPAFKNINNILLNLYLIVKDFSDAAIFDSLGNPCLPKDLLYKKDIMILRTKYAQKSLPNFSMFNKAVDQFRRTEDVKKDNLSVLIEVLLSNVLTADEEIPENIDLEAVALRAEELCKTGNLVIVSNFARHNKLAKYLDRCKPKSVGISTNINNLKFVFNSNNFGENYSSMLLSYVSDMFTKNVKLFAYPFLDKKSNKVITTVNMPVTPEAKPLFDFLILNGYITDIKEYSETDVKTV, from the coding sequence ATGGAAAGAGAAATTCTTGATACCAAGCGTAAAGCCCTTAATATTAATTTAAACTCTGATATTTACGGAACTTTTGCTGAGATCGGAGCGGGGCAGGAAGTCGCACGTAATTTTTTTACAGCAGGTGCAGCTTCAGGGACAGTAGCCAAAACGATGTCCGCTTATGATATGACTTTTAGTGATGCGATCTATGGCGCAGAGGAAACCGGGCGGTATGTAAGTCAGTCCAGGTTAATCAAAATGCTGAATCACGAATTTGATTTGCTGACTGAGAGACTGCATGGCGAAAAATATGAAACCAGGAGCTTTTTTGCTTTTGCTGATACAGTAACTACGTTGAATTATAACAAATCCAATGATCCTCACGGATGGATTGGTATCAAATTTCAGACAGAACCCGGTGGTGAACCTAACGAAATCTTTTTCCATGTTCGTTTACTGGATACCGATGCTGCTCTTCAGCAGAATGTACTGGGTATAATTGGAGTAAATCTGGTTTATGCAGCGTTCTATTATCATACAGATCCAAAGAGAATGGTTGAATCTCTTGCAGATAACCTGACTGTAGGCTCTGTAGAGATAGATCTGATTTCCGTAAGCGGTCCGGCTTTCAAAAACATTAATAATATCCTGCTGAATCTCTACCTGATAGTTAAAGATTTCTCGGATGCAGCTATCTTTGATTCCCTTGGGAATCCATGTCTGCCTAAAGATCTATTGTATAAAAAGGACATCATGATTTTGCGGACTAAATATGCGCAGAAGTCTTTACCCAACTTTAGTATGTTCAATAAAGCTGTAGATCAGTTCAGAAGGACAGAAGATGTGAAGAAAGATAATCTCAGTGTATTAATTGAAGTTTTATTATCAAACGTACTTACTGCTGATGAAGAAATTCCTGAAAACATTGATCTGGAAGCTGTGGCATTAAGAGCAGAAGAATTATGTAAAACAGGTAACCTGGTTATTGTTTCCAATTTTGCAAGACACAATAAACTGGCAAAATATCTGGACCGGTGTAAACCAAAAAGTGTAGGTATTTCAACCAATATCAATAACCTGAAATTTGTATTTAACTCAAATAATTTTGGAGAAAACTATTCCAGTATGCTCCTGAGTTATGTAAGTGATATGTTTACCAAAAATGTAAAACTGTTTGCTTATCCTTTCCTTGATAAAAAATCAAATAAGGTGATTACCACGGTAAATATGCCGGTTACACCAGAGGCTAAGCCACTATTTGATTTCCTGATCCTGAACGGATATATTACCGACATTAAAGAATATAGTGAAACTGATGTGAAGACTGTTTAA